A region from the Benincasa hispida cultivar B227 chromosome 12, ASM972705v1, whole genome shotgun sequence genome encodes:
- the LOC120067513 gene encoding uncharacterized protein LOC120067513, whose amino-acid sequence MPIYVKFLKDILTKKRRVSEKEVIALTQEYNVLVSNSLPKKQKNLGSFTVPCSIGGLDVGHALCDLGASINLMPLSIFKKLGIGEAQPTSVTLHLADRTIKYPEGKIEDVLVKVDNLIFPADFIILDYEADREVPIILGCAFLANGKVLIDMHKGELTIRVDNEEIKFNVLNALKFPDSEDCQLNSIELPEEETNVCEVLALEENLKESEPPSLIERRAKPTRPSLEEPPELELKQLPGHLKYAFLGTNNTLPVIISANLTEPNEQSLLQMLKKHKCAIGWTLANIHGISSSYCMHKIRLEEGKSGSIEP is encoded by the coding sequence ATGCCAATATATGTCAAATTTTTGAAGGACATTTTGACGAAGAAGAGAAGAGTCAGTGAGAAGGAAGTAATAGCGCTAACGCAGGAATATAACGTGTTAGTAAGCAACAGTCTACCAAAGAAGCAGAAGAACCTTGGGAGTTTCACAGTTCCTTGTTCGATAGGAGGATTGGATGTGGGACATGCATTGTGCGATCTAGGAGCTAGCATTAATCTCATgccactttcaatttttaagaaattggggATTGGCGAAGCACAACCTACTTCTGTTACTCTTCATCTCGCTGACAGAACAATTAAGTACCCAGAAGGGAAGATTGAAGACGTTCTGGTGAAGGTTGACAATCTCATATTCCCAGCAGACTTTATTATATTGGACTATGAAGCAGATAGGGAGGTACCAATTATCCTTGGATGCGCCTTCTTAGCTAATGGGAAAGTTTTAATTGACATGCATAAAGGCGAATTAACTATCCGCGTGGATAATGAGGAGATAAAGTTTAATGTGCTCAATGCATTAAAGTTCCCAGATAGTGAAGATTGTCAACTAAACAGTATTGAGTTGCCTGAAGAAGAGACTAATGTATGTGAGGTCCTCGCGTTGGAGGAGAACCTAAAAGAATCAGAGCCACCAAGTCTGATTGAGCGACGGGCAAAACCAACGCGTCCATCACTTGAAGAACCACCAGAACTTGAGTTGAAACAATTACCTGGACACTTGAAATATGCATTCCTTGGAACCAACAACACTTTACCTGTGATCATTTCCGCAAATCTTACAGAGCCTAATGAGCAATCTCTCTTGCAGATGCTAAAAAAGCACAAGTGTGCAATAGGCTGGACGCTTGCAAATATCCATGGCATTAGTTcatcttattgcatgcataagattaGGCTGGAAGAAGGGAAGTCGGGGTCAATCGAGCCTTAA